In Petrotoga sp. 9PW.55.5.1, the following are encoded in one genomic region:
- the gdhA gene encoding NADP-specific glutamate dehydrogenase — protein sequence MKEYLERTQEEYVDRIIERVIVKNPGETEFHQAVREVLESIRPFIEAHPEYEENAILERLTEPERQVYFRVPWTDDKGRIRVNRGYRIEFNSALGPYKGGLRFHPTVYPGIMKFLAFEQTFKNALTGRPIGGGKGGSDFDPKGKSDAEVMRFCQSFMTELYRHIGEKTDIPAGDIGVGAREIGYLFGQYKRITNKFEAGALTGKGINWGGSLLRTEATGYGLVYIVNEVLKDQGESFEGKKVVISGSGNAAIYAAQKAIELGAIVIAMSDSDGAVYDPQGIDLDTVIEIKEGRRGRIVEYLEVHPNADYENKSKNIWKLDCDIALPCATQNEIDIDEAKELVKNGVKIVGEGANMPSTLEAIEYFQINNVVLIPAKAANAGGVATSALEMSQNAMWDSWTFEEVDKKLKEIMTNIYQNIKITAKEYNKEDDLVFGANVVGFQKVANAMISQGLV from the coding sequence ATGAAAGAATACCTAGAAAGAACGCAAGAAGAATACGTCGATCGGATAATCGAAAGGGTAATAGTAAAAAACCCTGGAGAAACTGAATTTCATCAAGCAGTTAGAGAAGTTCTCGAATCTATAAGACCTTTCATAGAAGCGCATCCAGAATACGAAGAAAATGCTATATTAGAAAGGTTAACTGAACCAGAAAGGCAGGTATATTTCAGAGTACCTTGGACGGACGATAAAGGAAGAATCCGTGTGAACAGAGGATATAGAATCGAATTTAACTCCGCATTGGGGCCATATAAAGGAGGATTACGATTCCATCCAACAGTGTATCCAGGTATTATGAAATTTCTCGCATTCGAACAAACATTCAAAAATGCATTAACAGGAAGGCCGATAGGTGGTGGAAAAGGCGGTAGTGATTTTGATCCAAAAGGAAAATCAGACGCTGAAGTCATGAGATTCTGTCAAAGCTTCATGACCGAACTTTACAGACATATCGGTGAAAAAACAGACATTCCAGCCGGAGACATAGGAGTAGGTGCCAGAGAAATAGGATATTTATTTGGACAATACAAAAGAATAACAAACAAATTTGAAGCAGGTGCTCTCACAGGAAAAGGCATAAACTGGGGAGGAAGTTTATTAAGAACAGAAGCAACAGGATATGGCTTAGTTTACATTGTAAATGAAGTACTAAAAGATCAAGGGGAATCTTTTGAAGGAAAAAAAGTTGTAATATCAGGTTCGGGAAACGCAGCAATTTATGCTGCTCAAAAAGCAATAGAACTAGGAGCAATAGTTATAGCAATGAGTGATTCAGATGGAGCTGTATATGACCCACAAGGAATAGATCTAGATACAGTAATTGAAATAAAAGAAGGAAGAAGAGGAAGAATAGTAGAATACCTAGAAGTTCATCCGAACGCTGATTATGAAAATAAAAGTAAAAACATCTGGAAATTAGACTGCGATATAGCCCTACCATGTGCAACTCAAAATGAAATAGATATAGACGAAGCAAAAGAACTCGTAAAAAACGGAGTAAAGATCGTTGGGGAAGGAGCTAACATGCCGAGCACATTAGAGGCTATTGAATACTTTCAAATAAACAATGTAGTACTCATACCAGCGAAAGCTGCCAATGCAGGAGGAGTTGCAACTTCTGCACTTGAAATGTCTCAAAACGCCATGTGGGATTCCTGGACCTTTGAAGAAGTTGACAAAAAATTGAAGGAAATAATGACAAACATATATCAAAACATAAAAATAACTGCAAAAGAATACAACAAAGAAGATGACTTAGTCTTTGGAGCTAACGTAGTTGGATTCCAAAAAGTTGCCAATGCAATGATATCTCAAGGTTTGGTGTAA
- a CDS encoding enolase C-terminal domain-like protein, with protein MKERIRDVYYWQERTLLKNLNIEWQEHALFKIVDKNGNYGVGAATPDPFYGETFKTTMAILELLRDLIENTENIENIPDIEKKVNEKIKKDNTSKTAIYLAIYNYINNKYNFEITNLLFPSNNNQFQETLFRVFWKKDVNLFDVVNNIQKNNQIIKIEYLEKPSELDIKDTLKIFRNTKLWIDFNGLLNYHELKQVLNQLKNYNVVALEQPLAKNKESILKNTEVGYPIYWDESIEQSEDILRLSEITNGIVVDITKVGGLTNLKKIYDIANTLNIETVLSTRIEHPLNLEYSNKIKNAFDIVDLDIKHYLQYQV; from the coding sequence ATGAAAGAAAGAATACGAGACGTATATTATTGGCAAGAAAGAACCCTATTAAAAAATTTAAACATAGAATGGCAAGAACATGCCCTTTTTAAAATAGTTGATAAAAATGGAAACTACGGAGTAGGAGCAGCTACTCCCGATCCTTTTTATGGAGAAACATTTAAAACAACCATGGCTATTCTAGAACTATTAAGAGATCTAATTGAAAATACTGAAAACATTGAAAACATCCCCGATATTGAAAAAAAAGTAAATGAAAAAATAAAAAAAGACAATACTTCAAAAACTGCTATCTATTTAGCTATATATAATTACATAAACAATAAGTATAATTTTGAAATAACAAACCTTCTCTTTCCTTCAAATAATAATCAATTCCAAGAAACTTTATTTAGAGTCTTTTGGAAAAAAGATGTAAATCTCTTTGATGTAGTTAATAATATACAAAAAAATAATCAAATAATCAAAATAGAATATTTAGAAAAACCTTCAGAATTAGATATAAAAGACACACTAAAGATATTTAGAAATACAAAACTATGGATCGATTTTAACGGGTTACTAAATTACCATGAATTAAAACAAGTATTGAATCAATTAAAAAATTATAATGTGGTTGCCTTAGAGCAACCACTAGCGAAAAACAAAGAAAGTATATTAAAAAACACCGAAGTAGGTTATCCCATATACTGGGATGAATCAATAGAACAATCAGAAGACATATTAAGATTATCAGAAATAACAAATGGAATTGTAGTTGATATAACAAAAGTTGGTGGATTAACAAACCTCAAAAAAATATATGATATCGCAAACACTCTAAATATTGAAACCGTATTATCCACACGAATAGAACATCCTTTAAACCTAGAATACTCTAATAAAATCAAAAATGCGTTTGACATTGTTGATTTGGATATAAAGCATTACCTCCAATATCAGGTTTAA
- a CDS encoding nicotinate phosphoribosyltransferase, with product MGYYTDKYFTRYVEVLKKDKRKVNVTYQFFPRKDCVVVGIDEALALLRYGTGYYKDESKAQETFDEILKIEKSLQDASTRMDKEDLLKCTSKKWDLRMLLNSYWVDKWNEIEVLALYDGDEAKKMEPVFVIKGNPAFFGHLETMLLGVMARATSTATAVKKVVKVSKGKPILFFSARFDHFWVQTTDGYAALKAGAFGVSTDANADYWGVESLGTIPHALIAAYNGSTSAASIAFNNYIDGHVNRMVLVDWDNDVIGTTIKVAKDFYKYLYNKEPNIENKDLSKIIGKGKDKIWAVRFDTSGSLRDKSVIPKDKSSLGVNPEMVWRARKKFDELGMNELKIMVSGGFNEEKIDLFETLDVPVDLYGVGSSLMKEKVDFTADIVEVDGKPCAKVGRKKGDFSRLKIVEKKYWEE from the coding sequence ATGGGATATTATACCGACAAATATTTTACTAGATATGTTGAAGTTCTAAAAAAAGACAAAAGGAAAGTTAACGTAACATACCAATTTTTCCCTAGAAAAGACTGTGTCGTTGTGGGAATAGATGAAGCTTTAGCCCTTTTAAGATATGGAACTGGATACTACAAAGATGAAAGTAAAGCACAAGAAACTTTCGACGAAATATTAAAGATAGAAAAATCCCTTCAAGATGCTTCTACACGAATGGATAAAGAAGATTTACTAAAGTGCACATCTAAAAAATGGGATCTAAGAATGCTATTAAATAGTTACTGGGTTGACAAATGGAATGAAATTGAAGTTCTTGCCTTATATGATGGGGATGAAGCTAAAAAGATGGAACCTGTTTTTGTAATAAAAGGAAATCCGGCTTTTTTTGGTCATTTAGAAACGATGCTTCTAGGTGTGATGGCTAGAGCCACAAGTACGGCTACTGCGGTAAAAAAAGTTGTAAAAGTGTCAAAAGGAAAACCTATTTTATTTTTCAGCGCCAGATTTGATCACTTTTGGGTTCAAACGACTGACGGATATGCCGCTTTAAAAGCCGGTGCTTTCGGAGTTTCAACGGATGCTAATGCGGACTATTGGGGTGTTGAATCTTTAGGTACTATACCACATGCCCTAATTGCTGCATACAACGGAAGTACATCCGCAGCTTCAATTGCCTTTAACAATTACATCGATGGGCATGTTAACCGGATGGTACTAGTAGACTGGGACAACGATGTAATTGGAACAACCATAAAAGTTGCTAAAGATTTTTATAAATATTTATATAACAAAGAGCCGAATATAGAAAACAAAGATCTGTCAAAAATAATTGGTAAGGGAAAAGATAAAATATGGGCTGTAAGATTTGATACTTCAGGTTCTCTTAGGGATAAATCAGTAATTCCAAAAGATAAATCCTCTTTGGGTGTAAATCCTGAAATGGTTTGGAGAGCAAGAAAGAAATTTGACGAACTAGGGATGAATGAATTAAAAATAATGGTTTCGGGAGGTTTCAACGAAGAAAAAATAGATCTATTCGAAACGCTAGATGTTCCTGTAGATCTTTACGGGGTGGGATCATCTTTGATGAAAGAAAAAGTAGATTTCACTGCAGACATAGTAGAAGTAGATGGAAAACCATGTGCTAAAGTTGGAAGGAAAAAAGGAGACTTTTCAAGGTTAAAAATTGTCGAAAAAAAATATTGGGAAGAATAA
- a CDS encoding methylated-DNA--[protein]-cysteine S-methyltransferase, which translates to MNVVLDTKVGSIVIQIENNKIKKIELVSQHLENTFDSKTKKYFDIIYSYLFGNLKRIPEIFFNFPGKTKFAKNVYEELYKMQKGNTITYKELALKAGNSKASRAVGVLMKNNPLPIIIPCHRVIKSDGSLGGFSAGIDWKQYLLNIEKRR; encoded by the coding sequence ATGAACGTAGTTCTAGACACAAAAGTGGGAAGTATTGTTATACAAATAGAAAATAATAAAATAAAAAAAATCGAGTTAGTATCTCAACATTTAGAAAACACTTTTGATTCTAAAACCAAAAAATATTTTGATATAATATATTCATACCTATTTGGGAATCTAAAGAGGATTCCTGAAATTTTTTTTAATTTTCCAGGGAAAACAAAATTTGCAAAGAATGTATACGAAGAGTTATATAAAATGCAAAAGGGAAACACCATAACTTACAAAGAATTGGCTTTAAAAGCGGGAAATTCAAAAGCATCTAGAGCAGTTGGTGTACTTATGAAAAACAACCCATTACCGATAATAATTCCATGTCATAGGGTAATAAAAAGTGATGGCAGCTTAGGAGGTTTCAGCGCAGGGATAGACTGGAAACAATACTTATTAAATATAGAAAAAAGAAGGTGA
- the smc gene encoding chromosome segregation protein SMC, translating to MKLLSLEIEGFKSFGKRTFFNLDKNVIAIIGPNGSGKSNIVDAIRWLLGEQSQKRIRISEKDDVLHIGSNGSDSSSVAKVSLVVENEKSEKIKITKIMEKDSSNKYYINNKVSTLKELQNLFNKGAGKSFYSIIGQGQIGEIVNSSPESIRDVVLDASNIAGYLEKKERSISLLDKANENLERINDLLFVIDKRLKSLSIRAGRAKKHIEYKEEIKRIGKKYFGATKVKYLKGIETLEQEKENNSQKIKELLSNLFDIERSYRSLKDEIESVDKQLSLNGDMIENYRQRLRSIETEKVQLTEELNSNNSSMLSKQWEMNSLKEKIENLEEQLRQITIQEEKFRKEKETNEQKTNSIDDKKNKILEDLNIKERTIKELEYQLQNIIKKNLVDENKFKELEKKHITNEERISLLDEQIESLKSQLEKNSQKLEEVEEILAKSEGSEKKIETSLKEEMEKVKKIENYCRTLTIEIDSLQQKEKNLYYTHQSLDRQINEYEGYSSTIKDFFKYFNNDPNVVDVVANLIETDEKYEEAVSTIAGARLQNIVIKESSKAKDYLNVIKKNNNGKITFLPLDLLKIRVSLQKSFLNEPGTIDFVINIVNYNNEYKKVMEYVFSNSLLVVDIETAIKLSKINYPGNIVTLGGELVYSSGAITGGKSKYDHSSTILKRKRELEDINQQLQSIKEQLNTKENEFKKWKEELIKRKEKVESIKDELREITSKKNIHNFDYKKIKEEVKNLENNIAQYTEKKFGYEQENEDIAKNIMLIKQERQNNTQETSQITKKINDLKEEVQKSKNNLNQIEKELLEKSMELKSVKEKYEYYKNQKINIEKELKETKINLEETEKIHKNLKEKNVEIKKSIEDLSEESETLNSEISKLFDMMKQSRTGKHDKSKDLEKYENQINQLKEKVNSIKQKNQEIEFEIKETNHNIEFLKEKAQNLDIIENEYELKELPNNEIKALENKLNDLENSLKKLGSVDLTVLDEYEEVEKEYKENLKNKEDILSSINSLKKTIKTLDEEAENQFNAFFNSLNQEFSQFISKLFPNGYGELKLDGEGKNFEKGIQISVKKAGSNFQKLSLFSGGEKALIAIAFLFAIMSLNPSPFYILDEIDAPLDDLNASKIADLILENSKKSQFLIITHNKIVMEIAEIFYGITMREGITYLVPVDFKELER from the coding sequence TTGAAACTTTTATCTCTAGAGATAGAGGGATTTAAAAGTTTTGGAAAAAGGACTTTTTTCAATCTAGACAAAAACGTCATAGCCATAATAGGGCCTAATGGATCAGGAAAATCGAATATAGTCGATGCAATAAGATGGCTATTGGGTGAGCAATCTCAAAAGAGAATTAGAATATCAGAAAAAGATGATGTTCTTCATATAGGCAGTAACGGAAGTGATTCTTCTTCTGTTGCAAAAGTTTCGTTAGTTGTTGAGAATGAAAAAAGCGAAAAAATTAAAATAACAAAAATTATGGAAAAAGACTCTTCTAACAAATATTATATAAATAATAAAGTATCGACACTCAAAGAGTTACAAAATCTTTTCAACAAAGGCGCGGGAAAAAGTTTTTATTCTATTATAGGGCAAGGCCAAATAGGAGAAATTGTAAACTCCTCTCCAGAAAGTATCAGAGATGTTGTGCTAGATGCTTCTAACATCGCAGGATATTTAGAAAAGAAAGAAAGATCCATCAGCCTTCTCGACAAAGCAAACGAAAACCTTGAAAGAATAAACGACCTGTTATTCGTTATTGACAAAAGATTAAAATCACTTTCAATTAGAGCTGGAAGGGCAAAAAAGCATATAGAATATAAAGAAGAAATTAAAAGAATAGGTAAAAAATACTTTGGAGCCACAAAAGTTAAATATTTAAAAGGAATAGAAACACTCGAACAAGAAAAAGAAAATAACTCTCAAAAGATCAAAGAGTTATTGTCTAATCTTTTTGATATAGAAAGAAGTTACAGAAGTCTCAAAGACGAAATAGAAAGTGTTGATAAACAACTATCTCTAAACGGAGATATGATAGAAAATTATCGTCAAAGGCTCAGAAGTATTGAAACTGAAAAGGTCCAGCTAACAGAAGAATTAAACTCAAACAATTCATCGATGTTAAGTAAGCAATGGGAAATGAACTCTCTAAAAGAAAAAATAGAGAACCTTGAAGAACAACTTCGGCAGATTACAATCCAAGAAGAAAAGTTTAGAAAAGAAAAAGAAACAAATGAACAAAAGACAAACTCAATAGATGATAAAAAAAACAAGATCTTAGAAGATTTAAATATAAAAGAAAGAACGATTAAAGAATTAGAATATCAATTACAAAATATAATTAAGAAAAATTTAGTTGATGAAAATAAGTTTAAAGAACTTGAAAAAAAGCACATAACCAACGAAGAAAGAATAAGCCTTCTAGATGAACAGATTGAATCATTAAAATCACAACTCGAAAAAAATTCTCAAAAATTAGAAGAAGTTGAAGAAATTTTAGCTAAATCCGAAGGAAGCGAAAAAAAAATTGAAACGTCCTTAAAGGAAGAAATGGAAAAAGTAAAAAAGATTGAAAATTATTGTAGAACCCTAACGATAGAAATTGACTCATTACAGCAAAAAGAAAAAAATCTCTATTACACACACCAATCACTTGATAGACAAATAAACGAATATGAAGGATACTCATCAACCATAAAAGATTTTTTTAAATATTTCAACAATGATCCCAACGTTGTTGATGTAGTTGCAAACTTGATAGAAACTGACGAAAAATATGAAGAAGCTGTATCTACTATTGCAGGAGCAAGACTTCAAAATATAGTAATAAAAGAATCTTCTAAAGCAAAAGATTATTTAAATGTTATAAAAAAGAATAACAATGGGAAGATAACTTTTCTACCACTAGATTTACTAAAAATCAGAGTAAGTTTACAAAAATCATTCTTAAATGAACCCGGTACTATAGATTTTGTTATAAACATAGTGAATTATAACAATGAATACAAAAAAGTTATGGAGTATGTTTTTTCTAACTCCCTTTTGGTTGTTGACATTGAAACGGCTATAAAGTTATCAAAAATCAATTATCCAGGAAACATAGTAACTCTTGGCGGGGAATTGGTTTACTCTTCAGGAGCTATAACAGGGGGAAAATCAAAATACGATCACTCTTCCACTATATTAAAAAGGAAAAGAGAATTAGAAGATATAAACCAACAATTACAATCGATAAAAGAACAATTAAATACAAAAGAGAACGAGTTTAAAAAATGGAAAGAAGAATTAATTAAACGAAAGGAAAAAGTAGAAAGTATAAAAGATGAGTTAAGAGAAATAACTTCCAAAAAGAATATTCACAACTTCGACTACAAAAAGATAAAAGAAGAAGTAAAAAATCTGGAAAATAATATAGCTCAATATACTGAGAAAAAATTTGGTTACGAACAAGAAAATGAAGATATAGCCAAAAATATAATGTTGATAAAACAGGAAAGGCAAAACAATACTCAAGAAACTTCACAAATTACTAAAAAAATAAACGATTTAAAAGAAGAAGTTCAAAAAAGCAAAAATAATTTAAATCAAATAGAGAAAGAGCTTTTAGAAAAATCAATGGAATTAAAAAGTGTCAAAGAAAAGTACGAATACTATAAAAACCAAAAAATAAATATTGAAAAAGAGTTGAAAGAAACAAAGATAAATCTAGAAGAAACAGAAAAAATCCATAAAAATTTAAAAGAAAAAAATGTGGAGATAAAAAAATCTATTGAAGATCTTTCAGAAGAAAGTGAAACACTAAATAGCGAAATTTCTAAATTATTTGATATGATGAAACAAAGTAGAACAGGAAAACACGACAAATCAAAAGATTTAGAAAAGTATGAAAATCAAATAAATCAATTAAAAGAAAAAGTAAACTCTATCAAACAAAAAAATCAAGAAATAGAGTTTGAAATAAAAGAAACAAACCATAACATAGAATTTTTAAAAGAAAAAGCACAAAATTTGGATATTATAGAAAATGAGTATGAACTAAAAGAATTACCAAATAATGAGATTAAAGCATTGGAGAACAAACTAAACGATTTAGAAAATTCGTTAAAAAAGCTTGGATCTGTTGATTTAACGGTTTTAGATGAATATGAAGAGGTAGAGAAAGAATATAAAGAAAATCTTAAAAATAAAGAAGATATATTAAGTTCTATAAACTCGCTTAAAAAAACAATAAAAACGCTTGATGAAGAAGCTGAAAATCAATTTAATGCTTTCTTTAACAGTTTAAATCAAGAATTTTCTCAATTCATATCCAAACTCTTTCCAAATGGTTATGGAGAGTTAAAGTTAGATGGAGAAGGGAAAAATTTTGAGAAGGGGATTCAGATTTCCGTTAAAAAAGCAGGAAGCAACTTTCAAAAACTTTCGTTATTTTCTGGGGGTGAAAAGGCGTTAATAGCTATAGCCTTTTTATTTGCCATAATGAGTCTCAATCCAAGTCCTTTTTACATATTAGATGAAATAGATGCCCCGCTTGATGATTTAAACGCTTCAAAAATAGCTGATTTGATATTAGAAAATTCAAAAAAATCACAATTTCTAATAATTACCCATAACAAAATAGTTATGGAAATAGCAGAAATTTTCTATGGGATAACTATGAGAGAAGGAATAACTTACCTAGTCCCTGTGGATTTTAAGGAGTTAGAAAGATGA
- a CDS encoding uracil-DNA glycosylase family protein, which yields MLLYGDKDKQNSIEMIAKRIEKCEKCPLYLTRTNTVPGSGNVESPIMFVGEGPGADEDAMGEPFVGRAGQLLEKMLQEKAKIERKDVFITNIVKCRPPQNRVPTEEEVKSCQSYLDAQIIVIQPKIIVTLGNTPLNYFTGENKITQSRGRFFDWYGEIKIFPTFHPSYLLRNQSQKNGSPRWFAYLDMTVIGLMYRKLKKGDKISEVAKTIEKRIKSIEQSGGV from the coding sequence ATGTTACTATACGGAGACAAAGATAAGCAAAATTCAATTGAAATGATTGCCAAAAGAATAGAAAAGTGTGAAAAATGCCCTTTATATCTTACAAGAACGAATACTGTTCCGGGTTCAGGAAATGTTGAATCTCCAATAATGTTTGTTGGAGAAGGGCCTGGTGCTGATGAAGATGCAATGGGAGAACCTTTTGTTGGAAGAGCGGGACAACTGCTTGAAAAAATGCTTCAAGAAAAGGCAAAGATAGAAAGAAAAGACGTTTTTATAACAAACATTGTAAAATGCCGTCCGCCACAAAATAGAGTTCCCACTGAAGAAGAAGTCAAAAGTTGCCAATCGTATTTGGATGCTCAGATAATAGTTATCCAGCCCAAAATTATAGTAACGTTAGGAAACACCCCCTTGAACTATTTTACAGGAGAAAATAAAATCACTCAATCAAGAGGGAGATTCTTTGATTGGTACGGAGAAATAAAGATATTTCCAACTTTTCATCCTAGTTATCTTTTAAGAAATCAAAGTCAAAAAAATGGCTCTCCAAGATGGTTTGCTTATCTAGATATGACGGTAATAGGACTAATGTATAGGAAACTGAAAAAAGGTGATAAGATTAGTGAAGTAGCAAAAACCATAGAAAAAAGGATAAAAAGCATCGAACAATCTGGAGGAGTTTAA